A stretch of the Porifericola rhodea genome encodes the following:
- a CDS encoding metallophosphoesterase: protein MIQKKPLFSFGVIADVQYCSCEPAGVRYYRKSVQKLNECLQELNQHSLSFILDMGDLIDRDYSSFDDILEVYDQAKTRVYRSLGNHDFDVSDADKTKVSARLGMDKAAYYDFTYLGWRFIMLNGNEVSTYAHPAGSVEAQEAEQKLAQLKKQNAPNAQSWNGGISEQQLKWLALKLEEASQQMQKIIVCCHFPAYPKDPHNLWNDTEVQQLLSDTPQVVAYFNGHNHGGNYAQKDHVHYLNFKGMVDTASENTFAIADVYPDYLNIRGFGREDSRQLKFS, encoded by the coding sequence GTGATACAAAAAAAGCCTCTCTTCTCCTTTGGCGTTATTGCTGATGTTCAATATTGCAGTTGTGAGCCGGCGGGAGTTCGCTACTATCGCAAATCTGTACAGAAGCTGAATGAGTGTCTGCAAGAGTTAAATCAGCATTCTCTGAGTTTTATACTGGATATGGGTGACCTGATTGACCGGGATTATAGCAGCTTTGATGATATTCTGGAAGTGTATGACCAAGCTAAAACCAGAGTGTACCGAAGCCTGGGTAATCACGACTTTGATGTCTCTGATGCGGATAAAACAAAGGTGAGTGCCCGCCTGGGTATGGACAAAGCAGCGTATTATGATTTTACTTATCTGGGTTGGCGGTTTATTATGCTCAATGGTAATGAGGTGTCTACTTATGCTCACCCTGCAGGAAGCGTAGAAGCACAGGAGGCAGAACAGAAGTTAGCACAACTAAAAAAGCAAAATGCTCCAAATGCCCAAAGCTGGAATGGTGGTATTAGTGAGCAACAGCTTAAGTGGTTAGCGCTTAAACTAGAAGAGGCGAGCCAGCAAATGCAGAAAATCATTGTTTGCTGTCATTTTCCGGCCTACCCAAAAGATCCGCATAACTTATGGAACGATACAGAAGTACAGCAACTACTGAGCGATACGCCCCAGGTGGTAGCTTACTTCAATGGACATAACCATGGCGGAAACTATGCACAAAAAGATCATGTGCACTATTTAAATTTTAAAGGCATGGTAGATACTGCTTCGGAAAATACTTTTGCCATAGCAGATGTGTATCCTGATTATCTGAATATCAGAGGATTTGGGCGCGAAGATAGCAGGCAGCTAAAATTTTCCTGA
- a CDS encoding alpha/beta fold hydrolase — protein sequence MLSFLACSRAKENSGIVNSEHASSEVVEVIRNGLSFNYQSCGEGDTTLLLVHGWCIDQSYWSSQIEAFCGEYKVVSMELAGFSTIQEARKSWTIEEYGQDVIALIDYLALEHVVLVGHSMGGDIILEAALVRPEEIIGFVGVGNFKDVGEAYSEEDQEEIARFLEMLEKDFVNVAPA from the coding sequence ATGCTATCCTTTTTAGCTTGTAGCAGAGCAAAGGAGAATTCGGGTATTGTAAATAGTGAACATGCTTCTTCAGAAGTAGTGGAAGTTATACGAAATGGTTTAAGTTTTAACTATCAGAGTTGTGGAGAGGGAGATACTACACTTTTGTTAGTTCATGGTTGGTGTATAGATCAATCATACTGGTCCTCTCAGATAGAGGCTTTTTGCGGAGAGTACAAAGTAGTAAGTATGGAACTGGCCGGATTTAGTACTATTCAAGAAGCTCGTAAGTCCTGGACTATAGAAGAATATGGGCAGGATGTAATAGCCCTGATAGATTACTTAGCGCTTGAGCATGTGGTTTTAGTTGGGCATTCTATGGGTGGAGACATAATTCTGGAAGCTGCACTAGTTCGCCCTGAAGAAATAATTGGTTTTGTTGGAGTAGGTAACTTTAAAGATGTTGGAGAGGCGTATAGCGAAGAGGATCAGGAAGAGATAGCCCGGTTTTTAGAGATGTTAGAGAAAGACTTTGTAAACGTAGCTCCTGCATAG
- a CDS encoding alpha/beta fold hydrolase, with the protein MAYEVIDIHATGHYPMVEKPEEFNRLLRQVLAAMGAN; encoded by the coding sequence GTGGCTTATGAGGTTATAGATATACATGCTACCGGGCATTATCCTATGGTAGAGAAGCCAGAGGAGTTCAACCGTTTATTGCGTCAGGTGTTGGCAGCGATGGGAGCAAATTAA
- a CDS encoding MATE family efflux transporter produces MRITKLLYHFRHALQGDYDNYTAGSIRQAIFYLAVPMILEMIMESLFAIVDIFFVGKLGVNAVATVGLTESVVTIVYSIGVGFSMAATAVISRRVGEKRLDKAAAAAFQVIVLGAIFSLTISISGYIYGGTVLELMGASPAVLSEGTRYTQIIFAGNISIMLLFIINGAFRGAGNAAIAMRTLWLANGINIVLDPLLIFGIGNIPGMGIEGAAWATTIGRSIGVLFQLYHLVKGSTRINITAQAVKLRWNTVKNIIKISSGGMGQFLIDSASWIFLTRIVSEFGSVALAGYTIAFRVVMFTLLPAWGLSNAAATMVGQNLGAKLPERAEKSVWYTARYNVYFLGFVSVLFLFTADIFVSWFSADEAVVAAGATALKIFCLGYIFFAFGMVIVQAFNGAGDTRTPTIINLGVLWVFQLPLSYLLAIQYNLGEMGVFITIAISHSLHALVSLWVFRKGKWKNMKV; encoded by the coding sequence ATGCGGATAACAAAATTACTTTATCATTTTAGACATGCCCTACAGGGCGATTATGACAACTACACTGCCGGAAGTATACGGCAGGCTATCTTTTATCTGGCGGTACCCATGATTCTGGAGATGATTATGGAGTCACTCTTTGCTATAGTAGATATCTTTTTTGTGGGTAAACTAGGCGTTAATGCTGTAGCTACCGTAGGGCTGACAGAGTCTGTAGTAACCATTGTTTACTCTATAGGGGTGGGTTTTAGCATGGCCGCCACCGCCGTAATTTCGCGTAGGGTAGGAGAGAAGCGTCTGGATAAGGCCGCTGCGGCAGCCTTTCAGGTAATCGTACTGGGAGCCATATTTTCGCTTACCATCAGCATATCAGGCTACATATATGGAGGCACAGTTTTAGAACTTATGGGAGCCAGCCCCGCCGTGCTCAGTGAGGGCACCAGATATACGCAGATTATTTTTGCCGGTAACATCAGTATAATGCTGCTGTTTATTATCAATGGTGCTTTTCGGGGGGCTGGAAATGCAGCCATAGCCATGCGTACCCTCTGGTTGGCCAATGGTATCAACATTGTACTTGACCCACTCCTTATCTTTGGTATAGGTAACATACCTGGTATGGGTATAGAAGGTGCGGCCTGGGCAACTACCATAGGCAGAAGTATAGGTGTGTTGTTTCAGCTATACCATCTGGTAAAAGGTAGTACACGTATAAATATTACTGCTCAGGCAGTGAAACTTCGGTGGAACACAGTAAAAAATATCATCAAGATTTCTTCTGGTGGTATGGGGCAGTTTTTGATTGACTCGGCCAGCTGGATATTTCTGACAAGAATTGTGTCAGAGTTTGGTAGCGTAGCACTGGCAGGTTATACCATTGCCTTCCGTGTCGTAATGTTTACCTTACTTCCTGCCTGGGGACTATCTAATGCTGCGGCCACCATGGTAGGGCAAAACCTGGGAGCTAAACTTCCTGAGCGAGCCGAGAAATCGGTCTGGTACACAGCACGCTACAATGTTTATTTTCTAGGGTTTGTATCCGTACTGTTTTTATTTACCGCAGATATATTCGTAAGCTGGTTCTCTGCGGATGAAGCGGTGGTAGCAGCAGGCGCTACTGCTTTAAAGATTTTCTGCCTGGGCTATATCTTTTTCGCCTTTGGTATGGTGATCGTGCAGGCTTTTAATGGAGCAGGAGATACTCGTACCCCTACCATTATTAATCTGGGGGTACTCTGGGTCTTTCAGTTGCCGCTTTCTTACCTTTTGGCCATACAGTATAACCTGGGAGAAATGGGGGTGTTTATAACCATTGCTATCAGTCACTCACTGCATGCGCTGGTAAGCCTCTGGGTATTTAGAAAGGGCAAATGGAAGAATATGAAAGTTTAG